The Candidatus Flexicrinis affinis genome has a segment encoding these proteins:
- the gatB gene encoding Asp-tRNA(Asn)/Glu-tRNA(Gln) amidotransferase subunit GatB has translation MSDWKTIVGLEVHAELLTASKMFSPCPVVDSVEAAPNSAVDPLSLGLPGTLPVVNMQAVEYAMMVGLALNCEIPPVNQFARKSYFYPDLPKGFQISQYDRPLAINGYVDIALDGETKRIRVRRAHLEEDTGKLTHEGDGSSLVDYNRAGVPLLEIVSEPDIFSSGEAEAYSRKLRALLQYLGVNHGDMSKGVLRFEANVSVLHKDDTEYRTRREIKNLNSIRSMVRAIDAEAAWQIRQYETGGTVTPATLGWDEAAGKIVVQRYKERADEYRYFPEPDIPVIEASRAWVEEVRAHLPELPDAKVARYTVDHGITEYEARRLVEDRAIADFFEAMIAASAPAKQAVNWMLGGLFRTMNESNVGYDEIGHIKITPVMLAELIALVQAGTINNNTANTLLSHMWETGHAPSALVNELGLEQVSDTGVLRDTIESVLNANPDMVSGYLAGKDKLIKALMGQCMAALKGKGNPQVVTDLLAEALEARRI, from the coding sequence ATGTCGGATTGGAAAACAATCGTCGGCTTGGAAGTGCATGCCGAACTGCTGACCGCGAGCAAGATGTTCAGCCCGTGCCCGGTGGTGGACAGCGTAGAGGCCGCGCCAAACAGCGCCGTTGATCCGCTGTCGCTCGGACTGCCGGGAACGCTGCCGGTCGTCAACATGCAGGCGGTCGAGTACGCGATGATGGTCGGACTTGCGCTCAACTGCGAGATTCCGCCGGTCAATCAGTTCGCGCGCAAGAGCTACTTCTACCCTGACCTGCCGAAGGGCTTCCAGATCAGCCAGTACGACCGTCCGCTCGCCATCAATGGCTACGTTGACATCGCACTGGACGGCGAGACCAAACGTATCCGTGTCCGTCGCGCGCACCTCGAAGAGGACACCGGAAAGCTCACCCATGAGGGCGACGGGTCGAGCCTTGTGGACTACAACCGCGCCGGCGTGCCGCTGCTCGAAATCGTGTCCGAGCCGGACATCTTCAGCAGCGGCGAGGCCGAAGCCTATTCGCGCAAGCTTCGGGCGCTGCTGCAGTACCTCGGCGTCAACCACGGCGACATGTCGAAGGGCGTGCTGCGCTTCGAGGCCAACGTCAGCGTATTGCACAAGGACGACACCGAGTATCGCACCCGGCGCGAGATCAAGAACCTGAACAGCATCCGCAGCATGGTACGCGCCATCGATGCAGAAGCCGCGTGGCAGATTCGTCAGTACGAAACGGGCGGCACCGTCACCCCTGCGACGTTGGGCTGGGACGAGGCCGCTGGCAAGATCGTCGTACAGCGCTACAAGGAGCGTGCCGACGAATACCGTTACTTCCCCGAACCAGACATCCCCGTGATCGAGGCCAGCCGCGCGTGGGTCGAAGAAGTGCGTGCGCACTTGCCCGAACTGCCAGACGCCAAAGTCGCGCGCTACACCGTCGACCACGGCATCACCGAGTACGAGGCACGGCGACTGGTCGAAGACCGCGCTATTGCCGACTTCTTCGAGGCGATGATCGCCGCCAGCGCGCCGGCCAAGCAAGCTGTCAACTGGATGCTCGGCGGGCTGTTCCGCACGATGAACGAGTCGAACGTCGGCTACGACGAAATCGGCCACATCAAGATCACGCCGGTCATGCTGGCCGAACTGATTGCGCTCGTGCAGGCCGGTACGATCAACAACAACACCGCCAATACGCTGCTCTCGCATATGTGGGAGACCGGCCACGCGCCGTCCGCGCTGGTCAACGAGCTTGGCCTCGAACAGGTCAGTGATACAGGCGTGCTGCGCGACACGATCGAGTCGGTATTGAACGCCAACCCGGACATGGTTTCCGGGTATCTGGCAGGCAAGGACAAGCTGATCAAGGCGCTCATGGGTCAGTGCATGGCGGCGCTTAAAGGCAAGGGCAACCCGCAGGTCGTCACCGACCTTCTGGCCGAGGCGCTGGAAGCACGGCGAATATAG
- a CDS encoding heavy metal-binding domain-containing protein has product MIVTTTNTVEGYAITRYLGIVTGETILGANVFKDFMAGLSDIFGGRSKAYETTLNEARNAALQEMMDRASALGANAVLGVDLDYETVGQGGSMLMVNASGTAVVLE; this is encoded by the coding sequence ATGATCGTGACGACGACTAACACCGTCGAGGGCTACGCCATCACCCGTTATCTCGGAATCGTCACCGGCGAGACGATCCTCGGCGCGAACGTATTCAAAGACTTCATGGCGGGCCTGAGCGACATCTTCGGCGGGCGCAGCAAGGCCTACGAGACCACGCTCAACGAGGCGCGCAATGCCGCCTTACAGGAGATGATGGATCGTGCTTCGGCGCTGGGCGCAAACGCCGTGCTGGGCGTTGACCTCGATTACGAAACGGTCGGTCAAGGCGGCTCGATGCTGATGGTGAATGCCAGCGGCACCGCGGTGGTGCTTGAGTAG
- the ftsZ gene encoding cell division protein FtsZ yields the protein MMDYSDTMREGFAQIKVVGIGGGGGNAVNRMILEGLAGVEFITINTDNQALNNSKANTRVRIGDKTTRGLGAGGMPEIGQKAAEESQEELYEVLRGADMVFIAAGMGGGTGTGAAPVVAGIAKELGALTIGVVTRPFTFEGKRRTDFAEQGIESLKGKVDTLIVIPNDRLLSIAHKNATLQQAFSLADDVLRQGIQGISELITVPSLINLDFADVRTIMSEGGAALMAVGHGAGDDRAMNAARQAIHNGLLDVTIDGARGILFNITGGPSLSLTEVNEAAAIVRESAHPDVHLIFGARIDENLGDEVRITVIATGFEQARSTRRAGDAASTSFQPSRQQPAANYAPPQQNYQAPRPQQSVPVQPQAPRQQTPAPSPAPQPPQRPLQPLDSSRDPESTEIPAFLRRKRNNND from the coding sequence ATGATGGATTACTCCGATACGATGCGTGAGGGGTTCGCCCAAATTAAGGTTGTCGGCATCGGCGGCGGCGGTGGTAACGCTGTCAACCGAATGATTTTGGAAGGCCTTGCCGGCGTAGAGTTTATTACGATCAATACCGACAACCAGGCGTTGAATAACAGCAAGGCGAATACTCGCGTTCGGATTGGCGACAAGACCACCCGCGGACTGGGTGCAGGCGGCATGCCGGAAATTGGGCAGAAAGCCGCCGAAGAGAGCCAGGAAGAGCTTTACGAGGTCTTGCGCGGTGCCGACATGGTGTTCATTGCCGCTGGTATGGGCGGCGGCACCGGTACCGGCGCGGCCCCGGTCGTCGCCGGGATCGCCAAAGAGCTTGGAGCGCTGACCATCGGCGTCGTCACCCGCCCGTTCACCTTCGAGGGCAAGCGCCGCACCGACTTTGCCGAACAGGGCATTGAATCGCTCAAGGGCAAGGTCGACACGCTGATCGTCATCCCGAACGACCGTCTGCTCAGCATCGCCCACAAGAACGCGACGCTCCAGCAGGCGTTCAGCCTCGCCGACGACGTGCTGCGGCAGGGCATTCAGGGCATTTCCGAACTGATCACTGTCCCATCGCTGATCAACCTCGACTTCGCCGATGTCCGTACGATCATGAGCGAAGGCGGCGCAGCGTTGATGGCTGTCGGCCACGGCGCGGGCGACGATCGCGCCATGAATGCGGCGCGGCAAGCGATCCACAACGGCCTACTCGACGTCACGATCGACGGCGCACGCGGCATCCTGTTCAACATCACCGGCGGCCCGAGCCTTAGCCTGACCGAGGTCAACGAAGCCGCGGCAATCGTCCGCGAGAGCGCACACCCGGATGTCCACCTCATCTTCGGCGCCCGAATCGACGAGAACTTGGGCGACGAGGTGCGGATCACGGTTATCGCGACCGGCTTCGAGCAGGCGCGTTCGACCCGCCGTGCTGGAGACGCCGCTTCCACCAGCTTCCAGCCGTCGCGCCAGCAGCCCGCGGCCAACTACGCGCCACCGCAGCAGAATTATCAGGCCCCGCGGCCGCAGCAGTCGGTCCCGGTTCAGCCACAGGCCCCGCGCCAGCAGACTCCGGCCCCCTCCCCGGCGCCGCAGCCCCCGCAGCGTCCGCTTCAGCCGTTGGACAGCTCGCGCGATCCCGAAAGCACCGAGATTCCGGCGTTCTTGCGCCGCAAGCGCAACAACAACGACTAA
- a CDS encoding lamin tail domain-containing protein, translating into MRARGFFIFVVLNVLITAGVAFAVVSMLGPAPTETSTSPERFATVLLIITATPDPNTTPIVRVITATPEPGTIAAIPTGVLDPQNTTVAAAPGSTESAQTAPTSVPTIDPALAGDPNAQATISALPPGCILHVLADGESPGRLAEIYDTDVFAILEVNGLTEDDARFLQIGQTLVVPLEGCALLGTTPIPGGNDDSTEATATLAPGVTPEPTLTPTVTLAPTAENAQVEVDEVLGAGDITSEHLVIINRGATVNLTGWTLSDLDGNVYTFPETRLFNDGLLEVWTQVGENTPLRRYWGLTRPVWGDPGDVITLEDATGAVQATLRISGD; encoded by the coding sequence ATGCGCGCCCGCGGCTTCTTCATCTTCGTAGTGCTGAATGTCCTGATCACGGCCGGGGTCGCGTTTGCGGTCGTGAGTATGTTGGGGCCAGCGCCGACCGAGACCAGCACATCACCGGAACGCTTTGCCACAGTGCTGCTCATCATTACGGCCACGCCGGACCCGAACACCACGCCCATCGTGCGGGTAATTACGGCTACCCCAGAGCCGGGAACCATCGCCGCAATTCCGACCGGGGTGCTCGACCCGCAGAACACCACGGTCGCCGCTGCGCCCGGATCAACCGAGTCTGCACAAACGGCCCCCACTAGCGTGCCGACGATCGATCCAGCCCTTGCCGGCGACCCGAACGCACAAGCCACGATCAGCGCGCTGCCGCCGGGATGCATACTGCACGTGCTGGCAGACGGCGAAAGCCCGGGCCGCCTCGCTGAAATCTACGACACGGACGTCTTCGCGATCCTCGAGGTGAACGGCTTGACCGAAGACGACGCGCGCTTCCTGCAGATCGGGCAGACGCTCGTCGTGCCGCTTGAGGGTTGTGCGCTGCTTGGCACGACGCCGATTCCCGGCGGCAACGACGATTCAACTGAGGCGACAGCAACACTCGCGCCCGGTGTCACGCCGGAACCGACGCTCACGCCGACCGTCACGCTGGCACCCACCGCCGAGAACGCGCAGGTCGAGGTCGATGAGGTCTTGGGCGCCGGCGACATCACCAGCGAGCATCTGGTCATCATCAACCGTGGCGCAACCGTCAACCTGACGGGCTGGACACTCAGCGACCTCGACGGCAACGTGTACACTTTCCCCGAGACGCGTCTGTTCAACGACGGCCTGCTCGAAGTTTGGACGCAGGTCGGCGAGAATACGCCGCTGCGCCGCTACTGGGGCCTCACGCGTCCTGTCTGGGGCGACCCCGGCGACGTGATCACGCTCGAGGACGCGACCGGCGCTGTACAGGCCACCCTGCGCATCAGCGGGGACTAG
- a CDS encoding tetratricopeptide repeat protein, translating into MNLVERIAKWVGVDVSSVNRPEVVEFKTVMEAARAAKRAERFDEALAFFEKAAHSAEQLRDTQGMSVIRLHRADIYIRLGDLAEAQSLVNLVGNTLEPTVASAPRAYARVAQGVINLARGDDEGARAAFEEAQSIAQKARSPGAEGRAMGYLGSMYLSEGNASYAAHLLREALPRLNASGDLELSAYFITDLARALITSGDIQEADQLLSRGLRLAEQIESRRDLRRLHMLLGQRALDLGRYADSYNHYEKALQYIDEGAPDQALALRNVATACLYLEKLEDARVYAERACAANPEDLAARGTLGIILQASGQSAEAVAHLEAAAVEGASEDISRALASAYADSGQFDRAVQMLEDAAKHADDADLPVEQARTLRDLGHLYVRAGHLADAIKTWAQAVALYEDNSHHAQAARLLCDIGGARVQLGHTSRAYRDYEQALMLLSSADDPATRGVVLSNAATMYVDRGDLETAEAFFSEAIKIAQQTGDTRAEATRRGNLGWFLLQTGRYERAKNAINYALELSERLKMDLAVAVQTSNLAQAAAAMGDNEAADQLHRTGLERGAAVDSPRWMSVLHGQYAAFLVAMDRGDEAVEHARIAKQLAADSGDLDAQQRAAIEVARAEGLSDPVAARAKLAPAVAHMRTSAQKRVLADALAVSSELSGSVGEMAQAQAEWDEAVKLYHLVGHPAREHSPHWLADQSTG; encoded by the coding sequence ATGAATCTCGTCGAGCGCATCGCCAAGTGGGTCGGGGTTGACGTCTCGTCGGTTAACCGGCCCGAAGTCGTCGAATTCAAGACGGTGATGGAAGCCGCGCGTGCCGCAAAGCGAGCCGAGCGTTTTGACGAGGCTTTGGCCTTCTTCGAGAAGGCTGCGCACAGTGCAGAGCAGCTCCGCGATACGCAGGGCATGAGCGTGATCCGCCTCCACCGTGCCGACATCTACATACGTCTCGGCGATTTGGCCGAAGCGCAATCCCTGGTCAATCTCGTGGGCAACACGCTCGAACCCACGGTTGCGAGCGCGCCCCGGGCGTACGCGCGGGTCGCTCAAGGGGTAATCAACCTCGCCCGTGGCGATGACGAAGGTGCGCGGGCAGCCTTCGAGGAGGCACAGTCGATCGCGCAGAAGGCGCGCTCGCCGGGCGCCGAGGGCCGGGCTATGGGCTACCTCGGCAGCATGTACCTGAGCGAGGGAAATGCTAGCTATGCGGCCCATCTCCTGCGCGAAGCCCTGCCCCGGCTCAATGCCAGCGGCGACCTCGAGCTGAGCGCCTACTTCATCACCGACCTCGCCCGTGCGCTCATCACGTCGGGAGACATTCAGGAAGCCGATCAACTGCTGTCGCGCGGGCTGCGCCTTGCCGAGCAAATCGAGTCGCGCCGCGACCTGCGCAGGCTGCACATGCTGCTCGGCCAGCGGGCGCTCGACCTCGGGCGCTATGCCGACAGCTACAATCATTACGAAAAGGCGCTGCAATATATCGACGAAGGCGCGCCCGATCAAGCGCTTGCGCTTAGGAACGTGGCGACCGCCTGCCTGTATTTGGAGAAACTCGAGGATGCCCGCGTCTACGCCGAGCGCGCGTGCGCGGCAAATCCGGAGGATCTAGCGGCTCGCGGCACGCTTGGGATCATCCTGCAGGCGTCCGGGCAGTCCGCGGAAGCCGTCGCACACCTCGAGGCGGCGGCGGTCGAAGGCGCCTCCGAGGATATCTCCCGCGCACTTGCTTCTGCGTACGCGGACTCCGGTCAATTCGACCGGGCCGTACAAATGCTCGAGGACGCGGCCAAGCATGCCGACGACGCCGACCTTCCCGTGGAGCAGGCGCGTACACTGCGCGATCTCGGGCATCTCTATGTGCGTGCGGGCCACTTAGCCGACGCCATCAAGACTTGGGCGCAGGCGGTCGCGCTGTATGAGGACAACAGTCATCACGCGCAGGCTGCGCGCTTGTTGTGCGACATCGGAGGCGCGCGCGTCCAGCTCGGGCATACGTCGCGCGCCTACCGCGACTACGAGCAGGCGCTCATGCTGCTCAGCAGCGCCGACGACCCGGCAACCCGTGGAGTCGTCCTCAGCAACGCGGCGACCATGTATGTCGACCGTGGTGACCTCGAGACGGCCGAAGCGTTCTTCTCCGAGGCGATCAAGATCGCGCAGCAGACCGGCGATACACGCGCCGAGGCGACCCGCCGCGGCAATCTCGGCTGGTTTCTGCTGCAGACTGGCCGCTACGAACGTGCAAAGAACGCAATCAATTATGCACTTGAGCTGAGTGAACGACTCAAGATGGATCTGGCCGTCGCCGTTCAGACCAGCAATCTCGCGCAGGCCGCGGCTGCGATGGGTGACAACGAAGCCGCCGATCAGCTGCACCGCACAGGACTGGAGCGCGGAGCGGCGGTCGACTCACCGCGGTGGATGTCGGTGCTGCACGGCCAATACGCCGCCTTTCTGGTCGCCATGGACCGCGGCGACGAGGCGGTCGAGCACGCGCGAATCGCCAAGCAGCTAGCAGCGGACAGCGGCGACCTCGATGCGCAGCAGCGCGCGGCCATCGAGGTGGCGCGCGCTGAAGGACTAAGCGATCCGGTCGCGGCGCGCGCAAAACTGGCGCCTGCCGTCGCACACATGCGAACCAGTGCCCAAAAGCGCGTGCTGGCCGATGCTCTGGCCGTCTCGAGCGAACTGTCCGGCAGTGTGGGCGAAATGGCTCAGGCGCAGGCCGAATGGGACGAGGCGGTCAAGCTGTATCATTTGGTCGGGCACCCCGCCCGCGAACACAGCCCGCACTGGCTTGCAGATCAGTCGACGGGGTAG
- the ftsA gene encoding cell division protein FtsA yields the protein MDNLVIGIDVGTHKVCTVVAQVRPDSVFVIGAGVEGTRGMKAGLVTDLEALTKSISGSVYKAEQTSGYVIKRAFVSISGAHVHSDNSRGAVGISGPRGVTPDDVERAMENARAIAIPHSREILHVVPRHYVLDGQSRVRQPVGMFGFRLEVEANIVTAATPSVNNIEQAVEGAGVLVDRFIVSPLASGDAVLTDEEREAGVVLIDLGAGTTDLAIFIEGAVWHTAVVGIAGDLISSDISHWLQVSTELAELVKLQRGHCVPKRVSELETFLVEPFGEGLPIETKRRELAEVIEARTEEIFEKCRDEIKRSGYDGLLRAGAVLTGGTSQLPGIEELAKQMLGIPIRLARPERLTGLGDMLKAPAYSTSIGLLRLGLQLDAVQAAATSAPTPAPNGKWGERVRGLLKRLLPDAEE from the coding sequence ATGGACAATCTTGTCATCGGAATCGACGTCGGTACGCACAAAGTCTGTACTGTCGTCGCACAGGTCAGGCCGGATTCGGTGTTTGTGATCGGCGCGGGCGTCGAAGGTACGCGCGGCATGAAGGCCGGCCTCGTCACCGACCTTGAGGCGCTCACCAAGTCGATTTCTGGCTCGGTGTATAAGGCAGAACAGACCTCGGGCTACGTGATCAAGCGCGCGTTCGTCAGTATCAGCGGCGCACACGTCCACAGCGACAACAGCCGCGGCGCGGTCGGCATCAGCGGCCCGCGCGGGGTCACCCCTGACGACGTCGAGCGCGCCATGGAGAACGCACGCGCCATCGCAATACCGCACAGCCGCGAGATTCTACACGTCGTCCCGCGTCACTATGTGCTTGACGGGCAGTCGCGCGTGCGCCAACCGGTTGGCATGTTCGGCTTCAGGCTCGAAGTCGAGGCGAACATCGTCACAGCGGCGACACCGAGCGTCAACAACATCGAACAGGCCGTGGAAGGCGCCGGCGTTCTGGTCGACCGGTTCATCGTTAGCCCACTGGCATCGGGCGATGCAGTGCTCACCGACGAGGAACGCGAGGCAGGCGTGGTGCTGATCGACCTCGGCGCCGGAACGACCGACCTTGCCATCTTCATTGAGGGCGCGGTGTGGCACACGGCCGTCGTCGGTATCGCAGGGGACCTGATCTCGAGCGACATCAGCCATTGGCTTCAGGTCTCGACCGAGCTGGCCGAACTGGTCAAACTGCAGCGCGGCCACTGCGTGCCGAAACGTGTGAGCGAGCTTGAGACGTTCCTCGTCGAGCCGTTTGGCGAGGGATTGCCGATCGAGACGAAGCGGCGCGAATTAGCCGAGGTTATCGAGGCGCGCACCGAGGAAATCTTCGAGAAGTGCCGCGACGAGATCAAGCGCAGTGGCTATGACGGCCTGCTGCGCGCGGGCGCGGTGCTTACCGGAGGAACGTCGCAGCTACCCGGCATCGAGGAGCTGGCCAAGCAGATGCTCGGCATCCCGATTCGACTGGCGCGGCCCGAGCGCTTGACCGGCCTCGGCGACATGCTCAAAGCGCCAGCCTACTCGACAAGTATCGGCTTACTGCGGCTGGGCCTCCAGCTTGACGCCGTGCAGGCTGCCGCGACGTCGGCGCCTACGCCAGCACCCAATGGCAAGTGGGGCGAACGGGTGCGCGGGCTGCTCAAGCGCCTGCTGCCGGACGCGGAAGAATAG
- a CDS encoding FtsQ-type POTRA domain-containing protein — protein MTASRQRSSRRMRSERNAVVVRQSDSGPLSGVQHGVRLNAINWRYVSGLMIVTLILLMLVMLRSDVFIVRGISVSGTTYLDTREIFRYTGIAEQHVLQVDPARIQATLLEIPTIADAVVTLTWPPDMIRIRITEREPVLVWNQNGVEAWVDIHGRVLTAPPEDRPDLLRVNTRGIEEPISINDSIPQDVVDGARQLKDLVPTERRLRYDPFLGLGFRDDRGWEAWFGSGLDMPVKILVYNQLVDTLLARGITPSVVNVANPDRPYCSGC, from the coding sequence ATGACCGCTTCCCGCCAACGCTCCAGCCGCCGTATGCGCAGCGAACGCAACGCCGTGGTCGTCCGCCAAAGCGACTCCGGCCCATTGTCAGGCGTCCAACACGGCGTCCGCCTCAACGCAATCAACTGGCGCTACGTCAGCGGCTTGATGATCGTGACGCTCATCCTGTTGATGCTGGTCATGCTGCGATCCGACGTGTTTATCGTGCGTGGCATTTCGGTCAGTGGTACGACCTATCTCGACACCCGGGAAATCTTTCGCTACACCGGGATCGCCGAGCAGCACGTCTTGCAGGTCGACCCGGCACGGATCCAGGCAACGCTGCTCGAAATCCCGACCATCGCCGACGCCGTAGTCACGCTGACATGGCCGCCCGACATGATTCGCATCCGCATCACGGAGCGCGAACCGGTGCTGGTGTGGAATCAGAACGGCGTTGAGGCATGGGTCGATATCCATGGGCGGGTGCTCACCGCGCCGCCGGAAGACCGCCCCGACCTGCTGCGTGTCAATACGCGCGGCATCGAAGAACCGATCAGCATTAACGACAGCATCCCGCAGGATGTCGTCGACGGCGCGCGCCAGCTCAAGGACTTGGTGCCCACCGAGCGCAGGCTGCGCTACGACCCGTTCCTCGGGCTGGGCTTCCGCGATGACCGCGGCTGGGAAGCGTGGTTCGGCTCCGGCCTCGACATGCCGGTCAAGATTCTCGTCTACAACCAGCTTGTCGACACGCTGCTGGCTCGCGGCATCACGCCCAGTGTGGTGAACGTCGCCAATCCCGATCGGCCGTACTGCTCTGGATGCTAG
- a CDS encoding NAD-dependent epimerase/dehydratase family protein, with translation MRRRITLITGANGEVGHGLIRQLRAQPNPPDIVVLDLRNLDTEMLPLVDQAIVGDILDQDLLENLSSEYDIETIYHLAALLSTHSEFRPDSAHRVNVRGTLNLLQLAMEEAEWRGAPVRFIFPSSVAVYGMPDLATKASVPPVREDEYLNPTTMYGCNKLYCEHLGRYYTHHYRQLAANAAINRVDFRSVRFPGLISATTMPAGGTSDFAPEMLHSAADGKPYACFVRPDTTMPFMAMPDAIRALIELAQVPPETLTRSVYNLTAFSMSAEQVAERVRTAFPHADITFAETPGRQNIVDSWPADLDDSAARRDWGWKPEFDADRAFNEYLVPTIRAKYAHKTV, from the coding sequence ATGCGCCGGCGTATTACGCTGATTACGGGCGCCAACGGCGAGGTCGGCCACGGCCTGATCCGGCAGCTGCGCGCCCAACCCAACCCGCCCGATATCGTCGTCCTCGACCTACGCAACCTCGACACCGAAATGCTGCCGCTGGTCGATCAGGCCATCGTCGGCGATATCCTCGACCAAGACCTGCTCGAAAACCTGTCGAGCGAATACGACATCGAGACGATCTACCACCTCGCCGCACTGCTCAGCACCCACAGCGAATTTCGCCCGGACTCGGCGCATCGCGTCAACGTGCGCGGTACGCTCAATCTGCTGCAGCTTGCGATGGAAGAAGCCGAATGGCGCGGCGCGCCCGTTCGGTTCATCTTTCCGTCATCGGTCGCCGTTTATGGGATGCCCGACCTTGCGACCAAGGCCAGCGTGCCGCCGGTTCGCGAAGACGAGTATCTCAACCCGACGACGATGTACGGGTGCAACAAGCTGTACTGCGAGCACCTCGGGCGCTACTACACCCACCACTACCGGCAGTTGGCCGCCAACGCCGCCATCAACCGTGTCGATTTCCGCAGCGTGCGCTTCCCCGGCCTGATCAGCGCGACGACGATGCCAGCCGGCGGCACGTCCGACTTCGCGCCGGAGATGCTGCACAGCGCCGCGGACGGCAAGCCATACGCATGCTTCGTGCGCCCCGATACGACCATGCCATTCATGGCGATGCCTGACGCTATACGCGCTCTGATCGAGTTGGCGCAAGTCCCGCCCGAAACCCTGACCCGTTCTGTCTACAACCTGACCGCGTTCAGTATGAGCGCCGAACAGGTCGCCGAACGCGTGCGCACGGCATTCCCGCATGCCGACATCACGTTTGCGGAGACGCCCGGCCGCCAGAACATCGTCGACAGCTGGCCGGCCGATCTGGACGACAGCGCCGCCCGGCGCGACTGGGGCTGGAAGCCGGAATTCGACGCCGACCGCGCGTTCAACGAATACCTCGTCCCGACCATCCGCGCGAAATATGCGCACAAGACGGTTTAG
- a CDS encoding MaoC family dehydratase N-terminal domain-containing protein: MQTGLYFEDYEVGVTMVTRGRTITETDIVQFGALTGDFNPMHFDAEYMKTHMMGQRIAHGMLSLSYAVGQAYQLGFMEKTILAFRSLEMKFSLPVLIGDTLHVQLTVKEKQEAPRLGGGMVTLDVKIVNQNGKSVQSGSWTVLVASKPAAE, translated from the coding sequence ATGCAGACCGGCCTCTACTTTGAAGACTACGAAGTGGGCGTGACGATGGTCACGCGTGGGCGCACGATCACCGAGACGGATATCGTCCAGTTCGGCGCGCTCACCGGCGACTTCAACCCGATGCACTTCGACGCCGAGTACATGAAGACCCACATGATGGGCCAACGCATCGCCCACGGCATGCTGTCGCTCAGCTACGCCGTCGGCCAAGCGTATCAGCTCGGCTTCATGGAAAAGACCATCCTCGCCTTCCGCAGCCTTGAGATGAAGTTCAGCCTGCCGGTGCTGATCGGCGACACCCTGCATGTGCAGCTCACGGTGAAAGAAAAGCAGGAAGCGCCACGGCTCGGCGGCGGAATGGTGACACTGGACGTCAAGATCGTCAACCAGAATGGCAAGTCCGTCCAGAGCGGTTCGTGGACGGTGCTGGTCGCCAGCAAACCTGCCGCGGAGTAG
- a CDS encoding DinB family protein, whose translation MNSAHFRKLARYTRWADTEIMRCASHLTDEQLDHDFGYSVGPVRAQIYHLAGVEYWWFHFLATGELDFFGEEAPPSIPRLGELVAQAHGAITAFTESLTDADLTREVKPEFWKPDSKPFAVWEAMMQVFNHSTDHRAQALFMLHRLGAPTFMQDYLFMDHPELTD comes from the coding sequence ATGAATTCGGCACACTTCAGGAAACTGGCACGATATACCCGCTGGGCAGATACCGAGATCATGCGCTGCGCCAGCCACCTCACCGACGAACAGCTCGATCACGATTTCGGATATTCCGTCGGCCCGGTACGCGCCCAAATCTATCACCTCGCCGGCGTCGAATACTGGTGGTTCCACTTCCTGGCGACCGGCGAACTCGACTTCTTTGGCGAGGAAGCACCGCCTTCGATTCCGCGGCTTGGCGAGCTCGTGGCGCAAGCCCATGGGGCAATTACGGCGTTTACGGAGTCCCTGACCGACGCAGACCTGACGCGAGAGGTTAAGCCAGAGTTCTGGAAGCCCGACTCGAAGCCCTTCGCGGTGTGGGAAGCGATGATGCAGGTGTTCAACCACAGTACGGATCACCGCGCACAGGCGCTGTTCATGCTTCACCGCCTCGGCGCACCTACATTCATGCAGGACTACCTGTTCATGGACCATCCCGAGCTGACGGATTGA